CTGGACAGGGCGGAGGGAGTATAGCACGCACCCACCCCAGGGGAGCTCGGAGCACCTCCCCAGGCCACCCTTGAGAAGCAGCGTGCTGGGTGGAGCTATGGGCGATATCTGGGGGCGAAGCCCAGCTCAGAGCCAGTGGTCAGGTCAGCTGCCCTTCTGGCCCACAGCCCACCCAGAGGTGTGGAGGGCCAGGTGCATGGAAAACTAGCAGCCGTGGAGGTGAGGTTTGGGGCCAGGGTCACGAGTGCCAGGAGGAACCCCCAAGGGGATGGGGGGCCAAAGTTCaggtccctgcctgcctcctgggggCTTTGCAGCCTCAGGGAGAGGCGTCATGGGAGgaagggggctgggcagggctggaaaAGCCAGGGCGCTGGCTTCGGGGCAGGGGCATGAGGGGCTGGCATCTCCAGGTGGCTATTTGGTGGAGGCAGGCCTCCGGGCAGGCAGACAGGTGTAGGCTGAGGCCTTGTCGAGCCTGAGGACAGGCCTGTGCCATGAAGTAGGTGAGCGGTGCCCAGCTGGCACCACTCACCACCCGTGTCCGTGGTCCaaagtatacacacatacaaaaataatactCCATGCACTGGGGCGGGCCTCTCCGCAGGCGCGTCTCCGTCTCCCCCAGCCGCAGGGCGCCGGGCCCTGCCGGCCAGGCCTAGCTGTCGTCCTCCAGCCTCCGCTGGGTCTTGGAATGAAACTTGCTGATGAGCTCCTCCAGCTCCGACCCGCCCGGCTGcttctggggaggggtggggcagccTCAGCAGCTCAGGCCCCGCCCCGGGCCAGCAGCCCAGGGCCTCCCCCTTTCccggccacccaggagccccgagggaggaggggcggggaggcgcggggcggggcagggcaggcGCACCTCCAGGACGGCCTTCTGCACGGTGAGCTGGCTGTACACGCGGATGCCCTCCTCCCCGCACACCTTCTTCAGCTCGTCCTTGTTGAGTGAGAAGAGCTGCGGCCCCGTCAAGATGCCCAGGTTCTCCACGATCCTGGGCGCGGCGCGGAGCGGGCGTGAGCGCCGGGCGCCCgctcgccctccctccctccctccctccgccccaaGGCCCCGCCCTAGGCCCCCTCCCAGGCCCGgacgccccgccccgccgccccgccccgccccgcccccccccccggcacGCACCGGGCGCTGAAGGCCTTGGCCTCCAGCCAGGCGCGGACCTCGGCCGGCCCCGACTCGTAGGTGAGCGGCACGGCCGCCGGCTGGCTGCGCTCCACGCGGAACTGCCGCTGCGGCTGCGCCTTGATGTGGCTGATCTTCTTGATGAGCTCGTCGTTGACCTCGTCCATGTGGTGGATCAGCTCTGCGGGCGGGGCCGCGCTCAGGCCCCGCAAGCTGacccggggcgggggtggggtgggggtggccgtTCCCTGCTCGGGGACCCTCTCCCCGCTGCCTCCCCCTGGGGGCGCTCAAGGCCCCGTACCCGCATCGCTCTGGTGGCCCTCATCCCCCCGCAGGGCGCCTCTCACCGTCTTTGTTCCCTGCGAAGCTTGGGGGCAGCTTGTGTGTGGGGCTGGCAGGACCCCAATATTTCAGACTGGCCTGCGGGGGTGGGGACGCCATCAGCTTCAGCTCAGCACTCCTCCCCGCAGGGTTGTCGGAGGAGAGGCTGAGGCACCCCTTctcgcccccgccccccatcctgGGCCTGCAGGCCCCACCCCACCGGGAGGGAGGATCCTGGGGTGCTGTGGgtctgcccccgcccctccccctccgtAGTGGGGGCAGCAGAGCCCTGGCTCCGGGCACTCACCTGCTGCGGGGGTGCCTCCTCCAGCCGAGTCTCAGCCAGAATGTTGCAGGGCACGTAGCCCGCCTGGCCGCTGCGATTCCGAACCTTCCACCACTGGTGGCCGTCCTCCAGCACCTGCAagcaccccccgccccgcagcATCGCCAACTCACATGCCTCCACCCTGCTATGGTCCCCAACGCAGGGTGTGTGACACCCTCTTTGCAGGCAGGCCAGAGAGAGTTCTAGGTGTTTGCTCTGAACCATCCCCACACAATCCTGTGGGGAAGTCACGAGTCCCCTTTGGAGtacctgccctgccctgccttccATCCCACCCACAGAGGCTACGGTCCCTCCCTTATCTCCCCCTACCCCGCCCCAGCAGCATCCTGAGTGCGGGTGCCTCCGGCCTTTGCATATAgatcacccccccacacaccggCCTGCTCCACTTTCTGTCCTCCAATGGGTGGCCTGGATTCAGGACTGGCACCAAACACACTGTGTCTCAAGGGGGCTCCAGGGGTGGGTGTGAATGATGAGCCCTGGCTGAGACCTAGAAGGTCCCCCACTTGGCACAGAGAACGCCCATCCTTCAGCGTGAGCCCAGCTTAGCCCAGCAGGGGGGCCCCTGAGCCCCATCTGAGATGCCCAAGACACGGAGGCCCCTTAGCCAggctgtgctgggggtgggggaggggcaggctgtgGATCCAGACTGGAGCCCAGGAGTAGGGGTCCTGGGGAAAGGGATTGGACAGGTGCACCGTGTGCCAGCATGGGGTCACCTGGCTCCTGCCTGTCCCGGCCACCACTTGCCCTGCCTCTCCTGGGGGGCcccctccatcccaggccccagcTCACCTCCAGGACCTCATCCTTGAGCACCGACAGCTCGTTGGCGTTGCGGGCTGTGAAGTCATAGAGGATCTTGACGTACTTGGCCATGGCTGGCCCCGGTTCGTAACCCCTGTGTGGAACAGAAGGGCTGGGGTCTCCTCCTAGGattggggctgggctgggggagcagcTTCCCAAGTGCGTGCTGCCTCCTGCTCAGCTCTCTGAGGTCACAGTGGAGAGAAGCTGAGGCTCCTCAGCCGGGAATGGAAACTGTGACAGCCCCAGAGCGTCTAGGGCCCCTGCACGGAGGTGGGGGCTGTGCGGGGGGGACGGGGGGGACGGGACAAGGGGGCCTGTGGGCATGGCAAGGCCTGCCTAAGGTTAGGTTGTGTCAGGGGCCGCCAGGCCTGGTCCCTCAGGGGACCCAGAGCCAGAAGGCACCCAGGAAATGACAGGGTCACTGCCATACCTGGAAGCAGCTGACCAGTGAGGGAGGGCCAGCTGTTTTCAGAGCCACAGCCCTGTGCACAAGCACGCACAGTGGACTGCCCACAAGCTGCAGGGGCGTGGTGCTGGCGTCCTGGCCTCAGCACAGAGCAGGCCTGTGGCTATCACCCAGGCTGGGCTGTCCCTTCCTGGCCACTCTGGCCCCCAGTCATCAAGGCAGCTCCCTCACACAGCAGGCCTTGGGACACCATACAGGAGAGGGAGCTGAGGCCGAGGTGGCCCCAGAGCCAGACTGGCCGGGATGGActggccaggggctggaggcCAAAGGATGAAAATGTTTCTTCAAGTGTGGTCCTAGGCCAGGAGCCATGGACATCAGGCTGGCTCTGGGGGGCATCGAGAGGGTCAGATTTAAGGCACAGATTTCGCCCCTCTCCTGCTGAACCCGAACCCTGGGATCTGGCAGGGAAACAAACTTCCTTCCCGGACAGCTCTGGGCCAGGAGCGAGAACGGAaaggaggtggagaggggaggaaggatgagCAGTCCCCAGACCCCGTCTGTGCaagtgtgtgtgggggcgggAGAGCGGCTGTCCTTGGCTCAAACCTTCAGTTCTCCTTTTCTGGCTCTGAAGCTGGGCCTCAATCAGCCCCAATGGGGCGACAGGGTTGGTGACCCCACTTAAGTTTAGTGACTTGGTAAACTTCTAACCATGATTCTAAGACATACATGAGGACACCCAAAGAGAGATCACGTGTGAGAGTATTGAGTTTAGAGGTGGTTTTTGacattcttctcttcaattttatgttttaaagttagAATGAAAACATGGTTCTAGTTTGGAAAAATGCTGTTTGAACATGAAAATGCCATGAACAAGACATTTGCCACCACCTGGTGGCAGCATACTCCTCTCAGAGCCTCCCTGTTTCTAGGGGTGTCACACTCCCTCATTTTAAGAAGGACTTACCTGTGAGCATGTGGGGCGCTGACTGGGGGAAGAGGGTCTCCCGGAGCTGGAGCTGTGGGCTCAGATACAAGGCTGTGTTTGGGGGAGTTTCGGAAGGATGATCGGTTCACGGGAGTCGGCTGTGGGGAAAAAGGACACCTGGGCTTGGTGTGGGGTGAGGGCAGTGGACAGAAGTGGGCTGAGGAGGTGAGCAGTGGTGGAGGAGGTGGAAGGCCAGTTTGGGGTGGGGCCATGGGTGCTCTGACCTCATCGTCGGGGGCAGACGCCAGCCCCTCCACTTCCCAGGGAGCCTCCTGGAACACGTCCAGGGGTGGCTCCCAGCCGCTGTGGAACTTGGGCACGTAGACTGGCACCTGCGGCTCCCGTGGCCACTCTGATCTGGAGGTGGGAGGTCCTGGGGTGAGCCAGGCCCACCCATGGGAACGGGCCCCACCTCAGCTGGttcccaccccacacccagcccagggGCCCTTCCCACGCCCCCCTGCCCGCTGCTGCCGCCGCACCGGGGACGCGTCCATGTCTCCCCCAGTGACTCCCATAGCGTCATCTCCTTGGGGACTAGGTGGCCTTGCAGGAAGCCCACGGCCTCGCGGGAAAGCATGGGGCTGGAGACGGAGCGTGCGATGTCTGGGCCCCCACAGGTGCCGATGATCTAGGGCACAGCGGGATTCAGAGGAGCCCCTGAGCACCGGACCCCCATCCCAGCTGGCTCACTGGCAGCACCACAGGCCAGCCACGCCCACAGCTTGGGCACGTGGCCCCAGCTGCCTGCCCAAGGTAGGCATTTGTTCCCCCCCCTTTAGCCAGGGGCAAACCACCCCGGGGTCTCGCTCCCAGCCCAGGCACCAGGTCCAGAGGTCCGAAGAGGAAGTGCACGAGCTCAGCCGCGCTGGGGCTCTGGATGTGCTTCTGCAGCTTGGCCTGGGGGTGGGCAGACAGGCGGGGTGGGCGATGGTGCTGCAGACACGGGTGGGCAAAGACCCCCACTCCCCCCCAGTGTCAGCACAGAGGGAcgggtgggatgggggtgggagcgGGGCCTAGTACTCACCAGCAGGTTGACAGCCAGCTTGATTTTCTGAAAACAGTCGATGAACTGGGCCTCAGAGGGGGGCCGTGCACGCAGCGTCAGGACACCCTCTGGAATGGGGGGGTGGCGGCTCTGAGCTTGGCTGGCCTTCCCGGCGCCTGGGTGGGGGGCCTTGCCTCCAGCCGCCCGCCTGCTCGGACCGGATCTCCTTCAGCAGTGGCCGCCTGCCTCCTTCGCACCCTGTTCTCTCCACCCTCTCCCGTCTCCCCATACCCCCCCACAGTCGCTCCTGTTTTGTGGACCACCTCCCCTTCTGCACCTGCTggccccttcttccctttcttcttccccttcttccgcTGGTTCAGCTGTTTGAAAGCCTCTGCCGCCTTCTGCAGCCGAGCCACGAACCACTCAATGTCGTCCAGGGCACAGTTGAGGATTTGCTGGGGTCAGAGCGGAGGCGGGGGTCAGTCTCCGGCGCCCCCACTGGCGGCAGGGACTGCCCCACACACTGTCTCTTGGTCcctggcctgggggaggaggtgggtgcTGCCTGGGGGCTGGCTGGAGGGGCCTCCACCCGATGGGGACCCGGGGCAGGTGAGGGGCGCCCCACTCGCCCCAAGACACACCGTTTCCTTCTCTATCTTCTGAGCCAGCACCGCGCGGGGCTCCTCATCCTGCGACTCCCGACGGCGGAAGCCTGGACGGGGGAGGCAGACATCAGCTGTTCCTGCTGCGGGCCGCCCCCAAGGACCCGAAGGCAGCCCCAGCCTGGCTCCTCCGCAGACCTGGCTCAGGGAGGGGCATCGGCGGGCCCACTCGGTTCTTCGTGGCCGGGGAGTCACCGCTGTAGCGCTGGAAGGGGATGGGGGCTGGGCCCCTGGGGGCGGGCAGGATGGACTGCCGCTGCTGGATCTTCTCCTGGTGGCCCCTGCAGGGGGCGGAGGGCTGCTCAGCCTGGCCCGTCCTCCTCGGCCGGCCCTCCCGCCGCCTCCCCCTGCATCCCCCGCCTACTTCAGGGTCTGCGGCCGCAGCTTCCTCCCTAGACGGCAGTCGGCCAGCGCGCTCTCGATGTCCTCGTGCACCAGCTCCGCCTGAGGGCACCGGGGGTCAGGCAGGCGCAGGCACCCGGGCCCTCCCACCGCCGCCCACTCCTCACCTCCACCTCGTCGCAGTGGAAGAAGTGGATGTCGGGTTTGCTCTGCTCCGAGTCCTGGCACACAAGCAGCAGCACCGAGGGGCACCGCGGCTGGTCGGGCACCGTCTGGCTGTGCCGCACGGTGGGCAGCGGGAAGTTCTCCAGCTCCTCCTGTGGGACAGGGGGCTCGGAGGCAGCTCGGCTGGGTCACCTGGGCGCGACGTCCGGATATGACACCCACACACAGCCCCACAGACGCAGGCTCACAGCCACGTGCGCCCGGGTGGACTTGGGCCACGGACACAGCGCCCCGGGCATGCCCCGGGAGCCCAGCCTGCGGGGTGTGTGCCGTGGACACGGTCACAGACATAACCAATGGCGGACGGGGCACAGACGCCGACCCGGACTCTACCAGGCCGTGGCGCTGCCTGGGGACAGCTGCGAGACAGGCTGGAGCCAGAGGTGGGCAAGGCACTTCGTGGGCTGGGGTTCGCCTGGATGCtcgcccccagccctccctgccccacccaacCTTTGCCCTCCTCATCCTGCCCCGCCCCACAGGGAGGCCCCGCAGCCTGGGTCCCGGCCTTCGGCTGCCCCGAGGCTGCCACACCTGGGTCTCCACGTCCAGCAGCCGCAGACACTGGTCATTGACCTGCAGCAGCATCTCCTGTGCCCACACCTTCTCCTTGGAGCTCAGCTGCACCAGTTTCCGGATGGCGTCGTCCACTGACATGATCGCCTCACTCTTGTCCATGATGAACGTGGCCAGGTGCTGGGGGCGGCCAGGTGGTCACGCTGGGGAGGGCCCTCCTTGTGCCCAAACGAGGGTCAAGGGGCTGCACCCCGGGGGCCCGAGGCACCAAGGCCAACCTtgggagcctgggggtggggtgtggggggaacaTCCCCTACCCTGGGGGTCTGAAGAGACATAGCCCTACCTTGGGGGAAGGTCTCTGCTCTGTCTTACTGGCTGTCTGTGGGGGCCGTGGACATGCCCAACAAAACCTTTGGCAGCCACACACAAATGATCTGTCTCCCCACCTCATCTGCTGTGGCTGGGCTCTGAGCACACCAGCCTCCCCGTGCCCCCAGCAGACCTGGCTCAGGTTCACCCCAGGCCCTTTGCATGTTCTACTCCCAGTTAGCACCCCCTACTCTTCCCCAGCCCTCTCTTCCTTCAAGGCTCCGCTCAGACCTGTTCCCCCTGCCTGGCTAAGGCGCACTCTCAACCCCCTGACCTGCCTTGTTTTTGTTGATCACAATCCGACACTAGCTTCTGGCTGCTGGGCTCACTGCTATTCCCCTAGTGCCTGGGatggggcctggcacacagcaggccctCAGTGAGTGTAGTGGGATGAGGGAGCATCTGAACAGCCACGTGGAGTGCTTTGTGGGGTGGCCCTGGGGACCCCTGAGCAGCCCAGTCCTCCCCTTCTGGgaaccctcctccttcctccgtGCCCAGGCCTGACTcaggctcctcctccctctaGGCTCCCCCATGTGTGTCCTGTTGACCTTCGCTGCAGTCAGTTAGCCATGCTGAGCCACCTGGAAACACTGTCTGCAACGCAGGGCAGTCAAGGCCCAACTGCAAAAGCACTGGGAGAAAGTGCTGGACGATTTCTGGTGACCTCAGAACGGCCTTCCTCACAGAGGGGCCTTCCTAAGCAAGGAAGAAAATCCAGGCGCTcagaagaaaagaccaaaaaaatctgacctaatgaaaaagtaaacatttctggggcgcctggggggctcagtgggttaaagcctctgcctttggctcaggtcatggtctcagggtcctgggattgagccccacatcgggctctctgctcagtggggagcccgcttcttcttctctctctgcctgcctgtctgtcaataaataaataaataaatcttaaaaaaaaaaaaaagcaaacatttctgCCTGGAGAAAACACTGTctacaaagtgaaaagaaaaacaaaagtgggaCAAACAGCTGTAATAGATGCGGCGAAGGCTGATCTTAATGTGTAAAAAGACCAACGTTTAGTCCAACGGCAGCTCTTCCTTTGTTAAAAGCTCTATTTTGTTAAGTATAGGTAGTAAGAATACCAGAGATAAacgattaaatgaatgaaaaacatctGTGAATAAGTACAAGATTAACATTCCAATAGAAAAACTAGCAAAAGAGCTGAACAGAGAGTctccaggaaaagaaatataactcACTTTTAATACAGAAAATTGTGTGTCTTCTCATTCAACAAGAGAATTGCCCAGTCCGACGCCCCTGCTTCTGAGGGGGTCAAGGGCCGGCCTTCTGCCTGTTTCACGGACCAGTCCAATGAGTCCTGGCGGGCCCCGCGCGCAGGTTAGCTGTGGGGGAGCGGGAGCCCCCACTCTGCACGCCCCAGGCGCTCTCTCCTCACAATTCAGGCAACCCTACCCCATTCAAGACCCAGTGTGGTTGTGGGGGGTGGTCCCCGCCGACCTGTGCGTcagcaggtcagagggagaagggggcagaaacACACAGGGGCCGTACAGTGGCCGAGGCGGGCGAGCCCCAGAGCACACACTACTGGCAAAACCTGACGCCACTGAACCACGCAAAACTATGTCCCCGGCTCCGAGACAAGTCTCCGTGCCCTCCAGGTGACGGAAACCCGGCAAAGTGTGCTCTGCCCATAATGGGATTATAGAGGAACGAGTAACAGAAATGACTAGAAAACcctcaaataattggaaattgaGCAGTGCACTCCTACATCAACATCCAATGGTGAAAGACGTCAGGAGGGAAATCGGAAAAGactttgagacaaatgaaaacaaagacagagCACGGAGCGACCTCAGGACACTGCCGGCCCCACAAGCAGGGACAGGGAGAACGTCGCTGTGAGTGTGTCGCTGTGAGTGCTCACTTGAACAAAGACGGGGCAAAGAAGTAGTCGTGGGGAATCAGAAAATGTTCTGGACTGAATGGCAATCAAGGTGTGAGCGTGGGgtccctggtggctcagtaggtgacgCATCTGCCTTCGGATGAAGTCAGGattcccagggtcccagggtcgaGTCCAgccagggagcccgcttctccctctccctctgcccctcagcccgctcttgctctctctttgttgctcaaataagtaaaatcaaatcttaaaaaaataaaagctaaaggcATGAGTACCATATGTgcaggatatggagaaaggagtTGGTAGGAGGGAATGTACAGCCGTAAATGAATgagttagaaaagaagaaatatttcatatcCGTGACCTGCACGTCTTCtgtaggaaactagaaaaagacgAGCACATGAGACCCAAGTAAGCGGGAAGAAGGAAGTTAAGAGGAGAGAAAAGTCATAACCAGACAAACAGTACAGAAAAAGCAACTAAGTCTGAAGTTTGTTCTGAAAAGAttatgaaaatctgaaaagatgaatgaaatggATAAACCTCACCAAgattgatgagagagagagagagagagagcacaaatgaccaataactagaaaaaagagaagggtGATCACTACAGATCTTACATGCATAAAAGTGAATTCATAGCCAAAAATCTCCCACAAAAAAACCCTATATTCAGAGGGCTTCCCAGGTGATCCTAACAAAAacttaaggaagaagtaaaaacagTCTTTCACAAATTCTTTCTGAAAGCCAAGGAGTAGGGAATGCTTTCCCCACTCATTTGATAAGGCACCACCATTCTGACACCAAAATCTGTCAGGGCTTTACCGGAAAATTCTAGAGCAAAACCTCTAATGAACATTAACGCAAACAAAATATCCACAAGTGAGTCCCTCCACACACAGAAAGGATCCTGCACACGGATGAACGAGGCCCATCGCAGAAGCGCAAGAGCAGCTCAACGTTCAGAAAAATCAGTGTGACGGCCTTAGCAGCCGCAAATACGTCTCTGTAAATCGGGAGAAAGCAGTGGATAAAATTTAGCACctctcatgataaaaactctcagcaaagaACGGAAAGGAGCTTCCTCACTCATAAACTACCTACAAAAATATGCAGCCTACACAGCAGGGAAATACTGGATATTTCTTCCTAGAATAGGACACAGGGACGTGCACTCCGAGCTCCTTTTACTCCACATCGTACTGGTGGTCCTAGCCAGGACGGCGAAGTTCTAAAAATACAGTATGAAGTTCTGTATTTCAGACAGCCTGACTGTGGAGTAGGAAAGTCAGTGGGTTCACAAGCAGATCGCTCACACGAGCAGGTGAGTTCAGCCAGATCTCAGGACACTCGGTCACTGTACAGAAATTTAATCGTTCCTCCATATGTGATGATCCGAaagtggctttttatttttttaaagattgtattttatttatttgacagagagagagagagatcacaagtaggcagagcggcaggcgcgggtgggggaagcaggctcctgctgagcagagagcccgatgcggggctcgatcccaggaccctgagatcatgacctgagccgaaggcagaggctttaacccactgagccacccaggcgccccccgaaaatggctttttaaaagactgtaCCATTTACAACAGCTTCTACACGTCAAATAACTGAGGAATGTGTAGAGAAAAGACACTCAAGACCCCTCCAGTGGAAACGACGAACATTCTGAGGGAAGTCAGAGTGACCCTGACTCGCAGAGAGCGCGTCTGCAGCTGGGAAGGACTCAGGGTCATTGCGATGTCCTTTCATGCGGACATGTGTTTGGTGGGACTCAACTGACTCCATGCCAGTCACAATTCTGGCAGGCTTGGggcgccccgcccccca
This DNA window, taken from Lutra lutra chromosome 10, mLutLut1.2, whole genome shotgun sequence, encodes the following:
- the EPS8L2 gene encoding epidermal growth factor receptor kinase substrate 8-like protein 2 isoform X1, with translation MSQLGSVSGRPDAANGSLGRSDGVAKMSAKDLFEQRKKYSNSNIIMHETSQYHVQHLATFIMDKSEAIMSVDDAIRKLVQLSSKEKVWAQEMLLQVNDQCLRLLDVETQEELENFPLPTVRHSQTVPDQPRCPSVLLLVCQDSEQSKPDIHFFHCDEVEAELVHEDIESALADCRLGRKLRPQTLKGHQEKIQQRQSILPAPRGPAPIPFQRYSGDSPATKNRVGPPMPLPEPGFRRRESQDEEPRAVLAQKIEKETQILNCALDDIEWFVARLQKAAEAFKQLNQRKKGKKKGKKGPAEGVLTLRARPPSEAQFIDCFQKIKLAVNLLAKLQKHIQSPSAAELVHFLFGPLDLIIGTCGGPDIARSVSSPMLSREAVGFLQGHLVPKEMTLWESLGETWTRPRSEWPREPQVPVYVPKFHSGWEPPLDVFQEAPWEVEGLASAPDDEPTPVNRSSFRNSPKHSLVSEPTAPAPGDPLPPVSAPHAHRGYEPGPAMAKYVKILYDFTARNANELSVLKDEVLEVLEDGHQWWKVRNRSGQAGYVPCNILAETRLEEAPPQQASLKYWGPASPTHKLPPSFAGNKDELIHHMDEVNDELIKKISHIKAQPQRQFRVERSQPAAVPLTYESGPAEVRAWLEAKAFSARIVENLGILTGPQLFSLNKDELKKVCGEEGIRVYSQLTVQKAVLEKQPGGSELEELISKFHSKTQRRLEDDS
- the EPS8L2 gene encoding epidermal growth factor receptor kinase substrate 8-like protein 2 isoform X2, with the protein product MHETSQYHVQHLATFIMDKSEAIMSVDDAIRKLVQLSSKEKVWAQEMLLQVNDQCLRLLDVETQEELENFPLPTVRHSQTVPDQPRCPSVLLLVCQDSEQSKPDIHFFHCDEVEAELVHEDIESALADCRLGRKLRPQTLKGHQEKIQQRQSILPAPRGPAPIPFQRYSGDSPATKNRVGPPMPLPEPGFRRRESQDEEPRAVLAQKIEKETQILNCALDDIEWFVARLQKAAEAFKQLNQRKKGKKKGKKGPAEGVLTLRARPPSEAQFIDCFQKIKLAVNLLAKLQKHIQSPSAAELVHFLFGPLDLIIGTCGGPDIARSVSSPMLSREAVGFLQGHLVPKEMTLWESLGETWTRPRSEWPREPQVPVYVPKFHSGWEPPLDVFQEAPWEVEGLASAPDDEPTPVNRSSFRNSPKHSLVSEPTAPAPGDPLPPVSAPHAHRGYEPGPAMAKYVKILYDFTARNANELSVLKDEVLEVLEDGHQWWKVRNRSGQAGYVPCNILAETRLEEAPPQQASLKYWGPASPTHKLPPSFAGNKDELIHHMDEVNDELIKKISHIKAQPQRQFRVERSQPAAVPLTYESGPAEVRAWLEAKAFSARIVENLGILTGPQLFSLNKDELKKVCGEEGIRVYSQLTVQKAVLEKQPGGSELEELISKFHSKTQRRLEDDS